CAATCGGTCCCCACTCTGTGGTATAGGAACCGGAAAGGTTTTGAATCCCCACCGACAAGGTACGATACTTTGAATCGCTGATAAAAATAACTGCAAACATCAATTCATTCCAAGCTTGTAAAAAAACAAAAATACCAATGGTCGATAACGCCGGACGCATCAGGGGAAGTATAATATGCCAAAAAATCCCATATACATTGGCTCCGTCAATACATGCTGCTTCTTCAAGTTCTTTGGGGATACCCCGTATAAAACTACTGCTTATTAAAATTGCCATCGCAAGGGCAAAGGCTGAATAAGGAATAATCAGTGCTTGATAGGAGTTGGTCATCTTTAAATTCCTTAACATGATAAACACGGGGAGGATAGCTGCATGTATCGGAACGGTTAAACCTAACATAAATATATTATTGGCCAGCTTTCGACCTCTCCAGACCATGCGCTCCAAAGCATATGTTGCCGTTAATGCTGCAACAATGGTTAGTGCAATCGTTCCTGCCGTTACAATGAAGCTATTAAGAAAATAAACCGCCATGTTCCCGGTTGTCAACGCAGCCGTATAGTTTTCCCATAGCCACTGCTTCGGAAGTCCAATGACATTTTCACCAAAGATTTCGTTATTGGATTTTAATGAAAAGGTAAACATCCAATACAGAGGAAACAACTGGACGAGTGTCCAAAAACATAGCAATATAAAAACGATACTTTTACCGATTTTATTTTCTTTTTTCATGCTAATCCACCTCCGTTTTGAACACTTTTTTTATCAGAATCGCAAAAAAGAAACATAAAAAGATAATCATTATTGCAATCGCACTACCAAATCCATATTGGTTTCTCAGAAAAATTCTAGATACCATGAGGGTACTTGGCACTTCACTTGCGTGTGCCGGTCCCCCGTTGGTCAACACATAAATCATATCAAAGGCTTTGAGAGAACCTACCACAGCAAAAATCACACAGACTTGAAGCACAGGTTTTAAAAGTGGAATTGTTACAAATCTTGATATCTGATAATCTGTTGCCCCATCAATCTTTGCTGCCTCTCGCAGGCTTACTGGTATGGATTTAATTCCTGCATACATAAGCAACATATGATAACCCACATATTGCCACAGCAAAGGGATGAACACCGCATATAGGGCTGTATCTTGATCCCCTAGCCATGTGCGTGTCCAATCA
This sequence is a window from Vallitaleaceae bacterium 9-2. Protein-coding genes within it:
- a CDS encoding carbohydrate ABC transporter permease, which encodes MKKENKIGKSIVFILLCFWTLVQLFPLYWMFTFSLKSNNEIFGENVIGLPKQWLWENYTAALTTGNMAVYFLNSFIVTAGTIALTIVAALTATYALERMVWRGRKLANNIFMLGLTVPIHAAILPVFIMLRNLKMTNSYQALIIPYSAFALAMAILISSSFIRGIPKELEEAACIDGANVYGIFWHIILPLMRPALSTIGIFVFLQAWNELMFAVIFISDSKYRTLSVGIQNLSGSYTTEWGPIGAALVIATFPVLILYAFMGKKIQESLLIGAVKG
- a CDS encoding sugar ABC transporter permease, with translation MDKVMKNKTAILLFMLPATVLFVAIIIVPIFMSGYYSLLDWDGMTEATFVGLDNYIDLFTSKSAGFPKTLKNAFVLAGLSVTLQLGLALALALTLAKGRRGERFFVTVFFIPVMISTVVIGQLWMKIYNPQYGLINMALRSMGLDDWTRTWLGDQDTALYAVFIPLLWQYVGYHMLLMYAGIKSIPVSLREAAKIDGATDYQISRFVTIPLLKPVLQVCVIFAVVGSLKAFDMIYVLTNGGPAHASEVPSTLMVSRIFLRNQYGFGSAIAIMIIFLCFFFAILIKKVFKTEVD